One Lysinibacillus sp. OF-1 DNA segment encodes these proteins:
- a CDS encoding PilN domain-containing protein produces the protein MVPDINLLPQLEKRSTSPKLFYSLIIVIVGLIAAYLLFIFFTAKSDLSRLAAEEKTLTTQLEQLQQELDVRQSVDQGSLEESVAYIQGVSYPVTPLIDETKTLLPTQTYLRSYVFGENTVTIEVDFETMTDISKYVERLLMSSFFTDAQINTVSNFDIELGEQKELTPEQKFKEVPRYSVSITATIDFIYLAGGRRS, from the coding sequence ATGGTTCCAGATATAAACCTCTTACCACAGCTTGAAAAACGGTCTACTTCACCAAAGCTTTTTTATAGCTTGATAATTGTCATTGTGGGTCTAATAGCAGCTTATTTACTATTTATATTTTTTACAGCTAAAAGTGATTTGTCACGTTTAGCTGCTGAGGAAAAGACATTAACGACACAGCTTGAACAATTACAGCAAGAGTTAGATGTAAGACAAAGTGTTGATCAGGGATCATTGGAGGAATCTGTTGCCTATATTCAAGGTGTTTCTTATCCTGTAACCCCATTAATTGATGAAACGAAAACTTTACTACCAACTCAAACATACTTGCGTAGCTACGTTTTTGGGGAAAATACAGTTACTATTGAAGTGGATTTTGAAACGATGACCGATATATCGAAATATGTAGAGCGACTTTTAATGAGTAGTTTTTTTACAGACGCACAAATTAATACAGTGTCAAACTTCGATATAGAGCTTGGCGAACAGAAGGAATTAACGCCTGAACAAAAATTTAAAGAAGTACCACGTTATTCAGTGTCCATTACGGCGACAATCGACTTTATATATTTAGCTGGAGGACGACGCTCATGA
- a CDS encoding prepilin peptidase, whose translation MEMAYTIFLFLFGLVFGSFYNVVGLRVPQKESIVQPPSHCTKCQRQLTALDLVPVLSYVFLGGKCRSCGNKIAWIYPVMELLTGLLFAFAYRQLGWSIEFIVALFFISLLVIIVVSDIAYMLIPNKVLLFFLPFLIIGRVLSPLTPWWDCAVGAVVGFGILYSIAVISNGGMGGGDIKLFFLIGLVLGTMHTLLTLFIAAVIGMIVGLVVLTKNKQGRKTPIPFGPSIALAAIIVYFYGDSLIDWYLGFW comes from the coding sequence TTGGAAATGGCTTATACAATCTTTCTATTTTTATTTGGGCTTGTCTTTGGCTCTTTTTATAATGTGGTAGGCTTACGTGTGCCACAGAAGGAGTCGATTGTACAACCTCCTTCACATTGTACTAAATGTCAAAGGCAACTGACGGCGCTTGATTTAGTGCCAGTTTTATCTTATGTGTTTTTGGGTGGAAAATGTCGGAGCTGTGGCAATAAAATAGCTTGGATTTATCCAGTAATGGAATTATTAACAGGACTATTGTTTGCCTTTGCTTATCGGCAGCTTGGTTGGAGCATAGAGTTTATAGTAGCCCTATTTTTTATTTCATTATTAGTCATCATTGTTGTTTCTGATATAGCCTATATGCTGATTCCGAATAAGGTGCTTTTATTCTTTTTACCCTTCCTTATTATTGGACGAGTATTGTCGCCATTAACACCCTGGTGGGACTGTGCTGTAGGTGCAGTCGTTGGTTTCGGCATATTATATAGTATTGCTGTGATATCAAACGGGGGCATGGGTGGAGGCGATATTAAATTATTCTTTTTAATTGGACTTGTTCTTGGTACAATGCATACACTGTTAACATTATTTATAGCTGCAGTTATCGGCATGATTGTCGGGCTTGTCGTGTTAACGAAGAACAAGCAGGGGAGAAAAACACCTATTCCTTTTGGACCTTCTATTGCATTAGCCGCTATCATTGTCTATTTTTATGGGGATTCATTAATCGATTGGTATTTAGGTTTTTGGTAA
- a CDS encoding gamma-glutamyl-gamma-aminobutyrate hydrolase family protein, with product MKPIIGITAFVEDDLSSRLNAAYSKSIIDAGGIPLIIPLGVEEDATQILSLTDGLLLSGGYDVHPFLYGAEPAPKLGKIHPARDTVELALIEAAFTRKMPILGICRGIQILNVALGGTLFQDIDSDHFSTKLLKHVQQSARAVATHYVQIMEENLLATILQQEKIAVNSFHHQAVNVLAEKLKVAAKSSDGIIEAVVHEELPFCLAVQWHPEELAIAGDEPAQKLFSAFVEASLKFKKEA from the coding sequence GTGAAACCGATTATTGGCATTACAGCCTTTGTGGAAGATGATTTATCCTCTCGATTAAATGCTGCTTACAGTAAAAGTATCATTGATGCAGGTGGGATTCCGCTTATTATTCCACTTGGCGTAGAGGAGGATGCCACACAAATTCTATCCCTTACAGATGGTTTATTGTTATCTGGAGGCTATGACGTGCATCCATTTCTGTATGGGGCAGAGCCTGCACCAAAACTAGGGAAAATTCATCCAGCAAGAGATACGGTAGAGTTAGCATTAATTGAAGCGGCATTCACACGAAAGATGCCTATTTTGGGTATTTGCCGAGGCATTCAAATACTAAATGTAGCACTAGGTGGTACTTTATTTCAGGATATTGATAGTGACCATTTTAGTACTAAGCTGCTCAAGCATGTACAGCAATCTGCTCGAGCTGTAGCTACTCATTATGTACAAATTATGGAGGAGAATTTATTAGCGACCATTTTACAACAAGAGAAAATAGCGGTAAATTCATTTCATCATCAGGCAGTTAATGTATTAGCAGAGAAATTAAAAGTAGCAGCAAAATCGAGTGATGGCATTATCGAAGCAGTTGTTCATGAAGAGTTGCCATTTTGCTTGGCTGTTCAGTGGCATCCCGAGGAACTAGCTATAGCAGGAGATGAGCCTGCACAAAAATTATTTTCAGCCTTTGTTGAAGCTAGCTTAAAATTCAAAAAGGAAGCGTAG
- the lexA gene encoding transcriptional repressor LexA yields the protein MKKVSKRQEDILAFIKEEVRAKGYPPSVREIGEAVGLASSSTVHGHLARLEQKGFIRRDPTKPRAIEILEPEESIQKQQVIHVPLVGKVTAGSPITAIENIEEYFPLPDTYGTSEDQLFMLEIMGESMIEAGILDGDLVIVKQKATANNGDIVVAMTAEDEATVKRFFKEKNHFRLQPENSSMEPIIVDQVSILGQVVGLYRRVH from the coding sequence ATGAAAAAAGTTTCGAAAAGACAAGAGGACATTTTGGCTTTTATTAAAGAAGAGGTACGAGCTAAGGGATATCCACCATCAGTACGTGAAATCGGGGAAGCAGTCGGACTTGCTTCAAGTTCAACTGTTCATGGTCATTTAGCTCGATTAGAACAAAAGGGCTTTATTCGTCGAGATCCAACAAAGCCACGTGCAATTGAAATTTTAGAGCCTGAAGAGTCTATTCAAAAGCAGCAAGTCATTCATGTACCACTTGTGGGGAAGGTAACTGCTGGTTCTCCAATTACTGCTATTGAAAACATTGAAGAATATTTCCCATTACCAGATACGTATGGCACAAGCGAGGATCAGTTATTCATGCTAGAGATTATGGGGGAATCTATGATTGAAGCAGGAATTTTAGACGGCGATTTAGTTATTGTGAAGCAAAAGGCAACAGCTAATAACGGAGATATTGTTGTAGCCATGACAGCAGAGGATGAAGCGACGGTCAAACGTTTCTTCAAGGAAAAAAATCATTTCCGATTACAGCCTGAAAACTCATCTATGGAGCCTATTATCGTCGATCAAGTTTCTATTTTAGGACAAGTTGTAGGACTATATCGTCGTGTACATTAA
- the yneA gene encoding cell division suppressor protein YneA: MTWLKKNTHISILLGACLLFAGYLYITDPGDVNYAEIQIEHGDSLWSLAEQYRGKMSTDDWIKLVKTENELADIKIVAGKSLVIPVLGDQANPIHTIEIARTEQ, from the coding sequence ATGACATGGTTAAAGAAAAATACACATATCTCCATTTTATTAGGAGCTTGTCTACTATTTGCAGGATACCTTTACATCACTGATCCAGGAGATGTTAATTACGCAGAAATTCAAATTGAACATGGGGATAGCTTGTGGTCGTTAGCAGAGCAATACCGTGGTAAGATGAGTACAGATGATTGGATTAAGCTGGTCAAAACAGAAAATGAATTAGCAGATATTAAAATTGTGGCAGGAAAGTCTCTAGTTATTCCTGTATTGGGTGATCAAGCCAATCCCATCCATACTATCGAAATTGCGAGAACTGAACAATGA
- a CDS encoding YneB family resolvase-like protein: MMNKQMSAVVYCRVSTEKETQSSSLERQQEELLRYAREQGYEVKGVFKDKHSGYDVERDGLLEMLDFIKEKGINALFVQDETRLGRGNARMAVLHLLQKSATDVFSMRDAGPVQLNEMDTMLLEILAIVEEYQRRIHNAKIRRGMRRAVENGYRPENNLSNRGNPYGQERKDLPVDEIVKLRKRGFTFEEISITLRGLGFEVSKATVHRRFQEHQERLAGK; the protein is encoded by the coding sequence ATGATGAATAAACAAATGTCGGCTGTTGTCTATTGCCGTGTAAGTACTGAAAAAGAAACACAAAGCTCCTCATTAGAGCGCCAACAGGAAGAGTTGCTGCGCTACGCTAGAGAGCAAGGCTATGAGGTAAAGGGTGTATTTAAGGATAAGCATAGCGGCTATGATGTGGAACGCGATGGCTTGCTTGAAATGCTTGATTTCATTAAAGAAAAGGGAATTAATGCCCTTTTTGTACAAGATGAAACACGATTAGGACGTGGGAACGCAAGGATGGCTGTGTTGCATTTATTGCAAAAATCAGCAACAGATGTTTTTTCCATGCGCGATGCAGGACCCGTTCAACTAAATGAAATGGACACGATGCTGCTTGAGATTTTAGCAATCGTGGAGGAGTATCAACGAAGAATCCATAATGCTAAAATACGTCGAGGCATGCGACGCGCTGTAGAAAATGGCTATCGTCCTGAAAATAATTTATCGAACCGAGGGAATCCCTATGGGCAGGAGCGAAAAGATCTACCTGTAGATGAAATTGTCAAGCTACGCAAACGTGGATTTACCTTTGAGGAAATTTCGATCACGCTTCGAGGGTTGGGCTTTGAAGTAAGTAAAGCGACTGTTCATCGTCGCTTCCAAGAACATCAAGAAAGATTAGCAGGCAAATAA
- the def gene encoding peptide deformylase, producing the protein MTKFLPDSIITMKDFVKEDSVLLRKQTEEVTTPLNQEDRNTLLAMLQYLKNSQDPTLAKKYKLRPGTGLSANQIGVDKRMFAVLFDHNEMVFINPKIISHSLNMIYLPDGEGCLSVNRPVHGFVPRYERIKVRAYDIDGQEFILPFQGYGAIVVQHEIDHLNGIMFYDRINKEYPFQLPTNIIIDSLASYQ; encoded by the coding sequence ATGACTAAATTTCTTCCTGATTCGATCATTACCATGAAAGATTTTGTGAAAGAAGACTCGGTATTATTACGAAAACAAACCGAAGAAGTGACGACACCCTTAAACCAAGAGGATCGAAATACTTTATTAGCTATGCTGCAATATCTCAAAAACAGCCAAGATCCAACGCTAGCCAAAAAATATAAGCTTCGCCCTGGAACTGGGTTGTCTGCAAATCAAATAGGTGTAGACAAACGAATGTTTGCTGTACTGTTTGATCATAATGAAATGGTGTTTATCAATCCCAAAATCATAAGTCATTCCCTCAATATGATTTATTTACCTGATGGAGAAGGCTGCCTGTCGGTTAATCGACCTGTCCATGGTTTTGTGCCAAGATACGAACGTATTAAGGTCAGAGCATATGACATTGATGGTCAAGAATTCATCTTGCCGTTTCAGGGCTATGGGGCGATCGTTGTCCAACATGAAATCGATCATTTAAATGGCATAATGTTTTATGATCGAATAAATAAAGAGTATCCTTTTCAACTACCTACTAACATCATCATCGACAGTTTGGCTTCCTATCAATAG
- a CDS encoding GNAT family N-acetyltransferase, whose protein sequence is MNITTQRLLIRKFEAQDWQAVYSYMSDETVMHYMPEGVLTEEQVQKFITENSADQAKHFAITLRDQPEVIGHLVFHRCFGEHTYEIGWVLNPAYQQHGYASEAAQALLDYGFSKLKLHRIIATCQPENIASYRVMEKIGMRREGFFKKCIPHGDNWWDEYYYAILQEEWHRTL, encoded by the coding sequence ATGAACATCACAACACAGCGATTACTTATCCGAAAATTTGAAGCCCAAGATTGGCAGGCTGTTTATAGCTATATGTCTGATGAAACGGTGATGCATTATATGCCTGAAGGAGTTTTAACTGAAGAACAAGTCCAAAAATTTATAACAGAAAATAGCGCGGATCAAGCTAAGCATTTTGCCATTACTTTACGCGATCAACCAGAAGTTATTGGTCATTTAGTTTTTCATCGATGCTTTGGCGAACATACCTATGAAATTGGATGGGTATTGAATCCTGCTTATCAGCAACATGGCTATGCATCAGAAGCTGCTCAAGCCCTATTAGATTATGGATTTTCCAAATTGAAGCTTCATAGAATAATAGCAACATGCCAACCCGAAAATATAGCTTCTTACCGAGTGATGGAAAAGATCGGTATGCGGCGTGAAGGATTTTTTAAAAAATGTATACCGCATGGTGACAATTGGTGGGATGAATACTATTACGCAATCTTGCAAGAAGAATGGCATAGAACTCTATAA
- a CDS encoding DUF896 domain-containing protein: MLSKEKINRINELSAKAKSGQLTEAEAKERTALRKEYLDTFRATMRDTIENVKVVDAEGNDVTPEKVRQAKKNKFLN; this comes from the coding sequence ATGTTATCAAAGGAAAAAATTAACCGAATTAATGAACTTTCTGCTAAGGCCAAAAGTGGTCAATTAACAGAAGCAGAGGCTAAGGAGCGAACAGCGCTTCGCAAGGAGTACTTAGATACGTTTAGAGCGACTATGCGAGATACGATTGAAAATGTAAAAGTGGTAGATGCAGAAGGTAATGATGTGACACCAGAGAAAGTAAGACAAGCTAAAAAAAATAAATTTCTAAATTAA
- the tkt gene encoding transketolase codes for MTQHADLLAINAIRTLSIDAIEKANSGHPGLPMGAAPMAYTLWTKQLRHNPANPKWYNRDRFVLSAGHGSMLLYSLLHLGGYGLPMEEIQNFRQWDSLTPGHPEYGHTVGVEATTGPLGQGIAMTVGMAMAERHLAATYNKPGHDIVDHYTFALCGDGDLMEGVAAEAISLAGHLKLEKLIVLYDSNDISLDGDLEKSFSENVQKRFESYGWNYLKVADGTDVDAINATIEEAKKSTGKPTLIEVKTVIGFGSPNKSGKADSHGAPLGTDEVVLTKAAYEWAHEPFQIPAEVYDTFNAAAEIQGAQSEEAWNAKFAAYKEEFPELAAQFEKAMNGELPEDFASELPVYEAGKSVATRSSSGDAINAIAKKTPSFFGGSADLAGSNKTTMKGAGDFSADDYAGRNIWFGVREFAMGAAMNGMALHGGLNVFGGTFFVFSDYVRPAVRLSALMGLPVTYVFTHDSIAVGEDGPTHEPIEHLASLRAMPNLSVIRPADANESAVAWELAVASEKTPTVLVLSRQNLPVLDASIETVRDGVTKGAYTVSPATKEVADAILIATGSEVSLAVEAQKALKAEGVDVAVVSMPSMDRFEKQDAAYKESVLPKAVTKRLAIEMGASFGWHKYTGFEGDVLAIDKFGASAPGELVMEKYGFTVENVVAKVKAL; via the coding sequence ATGACTCAACACGCGGATCTTTTAGCAATTAATGCTATTCGAACTTTGTCAATCGACGCTATCGAAAAAGCAAATTCTGGTCACCCAGGTTTACCAATGGGGGCGGCGCCAATGGCTTATACGCTATGGACAAAACAATTACGCCATAATCCAGCAAATCCAAAATGGTATAACCGTGATCGTTTTGTACTATCAGCTGGTCATGGTTCTATGCTTCTGTACAGCTTACTTCATCTTGGAGGCTATGGTTTACCAATGGAAGAAATTCAAAACTTCCGCCAATGGGATTCATTAACACCAGGACATCCTGAATACGGTCATACAGTAGGTGTAGAGGCAACAACTGGTCCACTTGGTCAAGGGATTGCTATGACAGTTGGTATGGCAATGGCTGAGCGTCATTTAGCGGCTACTTACAATAAACCTGGTCATGATATCGTTGACCACTACACATTTGCCCTTTGTGGTGATGGTGACTTAATGGAAGGTGTAGCAGCTGAAGCTATTTCATTGGCTGGTCACTTAAAACTTGAAAAATTAATCGTACTTTACGATTCTAATGATATTTCTTTAGACGGTGACTTAGAAAAGTCATTCTCAGAAAACGTACAAAAACGCTTTGAATCTTATGGCTGGAATTACTTAAAAGTGGCTGATGGTACAGATGTAGATGCCATTAATGCCACAATTGAAGAAGCGAAAAAATCAACTGGCAAACCAACATTAATTGAAGTAAAAACAGTGATTGGTTTTGGTTCTCCAAATAAATCTGGTAAAGCAGATTCACATGGTGCGCCACTTGGTACAGATGAAGTTGTCTTAACGAAAGCTGCGTATGAATGGGCACACGAGCCATTCCAAATTCCTGCTGAAGTGTATGATACATTTAATGCTGCTGCTGAAATACAAGGTGCACAATCTGAGGAAGCTTGGAATGCTAAATTTGCTGCATATAAAGAAGAGTTCCCAGAGTTAGCGGCTCAATTTGAAAAAGCGATGAATGGTGAATTACCAGAGGACTTTGCGTCAGAGCTACCAGTATATGAGGCAGGTAAATCTGTAGCAACACGTTCTTCTTCTGGTGACGCGATTAATGCCATTGCGAAGAAAACTCCTTCATTCTTTGGTGGTTCCGCTGACCTTGCTGGCTCCAATAAAACAACGATGAAGGGTGCAGGCGATTTCTCTGCAGACGATTATGCTGGTCGCAACATCTGGTTTGGTGTTCGTGAATTTGCAATGGGTGCTGCAATGAACGGTATGGCTCTTCATGGTGGTTTAAATGTATTTGGCGGTACGTTCTTCGTATTCTCTGATTATGTTCGTCCAGCAGTTCGTCTTTCTGCATTAATGGGGCTTCCTGTAACATATGTATTTACACATGACTCTATAGCAGTAGGGGAAGATGGTCCGACACATGAACCAATCGAACACCTTGCATCACTACGTGCGATGCCAAATCTCTCTGTTATTCGTCCTGCGGATGCAAATGAATCAGCAGTAGCTTGGGAGCTTGCCGTAGCATCAGAAAAAACGCCAACTGTTTTAGTATTATCTCGTCAAAACTTACCTGTCCTTGACGCTTCTATTGAAACAGTTCGTGATGGTGTTACGAAGGGTGCTTACACAGTATCTCCTGCTACAAAAGAAGTAGCAGATGCTATTTTAATCGCAACAGGCTCTGAGGTTTCACTTGCTGTTGAAGCACAGAAAGCATTAAAAGCAGAAGGTGTGGATGTGGCAGTTGTTTCCATGCCGTCTATGGATCGCTTTGAAAAACAAGACGCAGCTTATAAAGAATCTGTCCTACCAAAAGCTGTGACAAAACGTCTTGCGATTGAAATGGGTGCATCATTTGGCTGGCATAAATATACTGGCTTTGAAGGTGACGTTCTTGCAATCGACAAGTTCGGTGCATCAGCTCCAGGTGAATTAGTAATGGAAAAATACGGATTCACTGTAGAAAATGTCGTAGCGAAAGTAAAAGCACTATAA